A window of Puntigrus tetrazona isolate hp1 chromosome 11, ASM1883169v1, whole genome shotgun sequence contains these coding sequences:
- the rab3ab gene encoding RAB3A, member RAS oncogene family, b, which produces MASATDNRYGQKESSDQNFDYMFKILIIGNSSVGKTSFLFRYADDSFTPAFVSTVGIDFKVKTIYRNDKRIKLQIWDTAGQERYRTITTAYYRGAMGFILMYDITNEESFAAVQDWSTQIKTYSWDNAQVLLVGNKCDMEDERVVAAERGRQLSEHLGFEFFEASAKDNINVKQTFERLVDIICEKMSESLDAADPAVTGAKQGPQLTEQPAAPHQDCAC; this is translated from the exons ATGGCTTCAGCTACAGATAACCGTTATGGACAAAAGGAGTCTTCCGACCAGAACTTTGATTACATGTTCAAAATCCTGATCATCGGGAACAGCAGCGTCGGAAAGACCAGCTTTCTGTTTCGTTATGCAGACGACTCCTTCACGCCAGCATTCGTGAGCACGGTGGGCATCGACTTCAAGGTGAAGACCATCTACAGGAACGACAAGAGGATAAAGCTGCAGATCTGG GACACGGCGGGACAGGAACGCTACAGAACCATCACCACCGCCTACTACCGCGGAGCCATGGGCTTCATCCTCATGTACGATATCACCAACGAAGAGTCTTTTGCCGCAGTGCAGGACTG GTCCACGCAGATTAAGACGTACTCGTGGGATAATGCCCAGGTACTGCTTGTGGGCAACAAGTGTGACATGGAGGATGAGAGGGTGGTGGCCGCTGAGAGGGGACGACAGCTCTCTGAGCATCTCG GCTTCGAGTTTTTCGAGGCCAGCGCCAAGGACAACATTAACGTTAAGCAAACCTTTGAGCGCCTGGTAGACATAATCTGCGAGAAGATGTCCGAGAGCCTGGATGCCGCTGATCCTGCAGTGACGGGGGCCAAACAGGGGCCGCAGCTCACCGAGCAGCCCGCCGCTCCGCACCAGGACTGCGCCTGCTGA
- the lsm4 gene encoding U6 snRNA-associated Sm-like protein LSm4 has protein sequence MLPLSLLKTAQNHPMLVELKNGETYNGHLVSCDNWMNINLREVICTSRDGDKFWRMPECYIRGSTIKYLRIPDEIIDMVKEEVMSKGRGRGGMQQNKPQGKGRGGGPGRGGGSGRGVFGGRGRGMTGTGRGQQQDKKLGKPQV, from the exons ATG CTCCCGTTATCTTTACTGAAGACCGCACAGAACCACCCGATG cTGGTGGAGTTAAAGAACGGCGAGACGTACAACGGCCATCTGGTCAGCTGTGACAACTGGATGAACATCAACTTGAGAGAAGTTATTTGCACGTCACGT GATGGAGATAAATTTTGGAGGATGCCGGAATGCTACATCAGAGGAAGCACGATTAAATACTTGCGAATCCCCGACGAGATCATAGATATGGTGAAAGAGGAAGTTATGTCAAAGGGACGCGGCCGAGGGGGCATGCAGCAGAACAAGCCACAGGGAAAAGGCAGAGGAGGCGGACCTGGGAGAGGTGGTGGATCCGGCAGAG GTGTTTTTGGTGGACGTGGCAGAGGCATGACGGGAACTGGTCGTGGACAGCAACAAGATAAAAAGCTTGGAAAACCACAAG TTTGA
- the ddx49 gene encoding probable ATP-dependent RNA helicase DDX49 yields MATFESLGLSEWLVQQCKQMSITRPTPVQEKCIPAILEGRDCMGCAKTGSGKTAAFVLPVLQKLSEDPYGVFCLVLTPTRELAYQIAEQFRALGKPLGLKDCIIVGGMDMVAQGLELSRKPHVVVATPGRLADHIRSSDTVSLNKIQFLIMDEADRLLEQGCTDFTKDLEVILGAVPAKRQTLLFSATLTDTLQQLQSIALNRPFFWEHKSEVRTVEELDQRFILTPEKVKDAYLVHLIQKFQDEHDDWSVIIFTNTCKNCQILTMMLREFNFPTISLHSMMKQRQRFANLARFKSNVFKILIATDVAARGLDIPTVQVVINHNTPGLPKIYIHRVGRTARAGRNGVAITLITQYDIHLINAIEEQIQAKLKEFAVEEKEVLKILTQVNVTRRQCEIKLESTDFDEKKKINKRKQMIMDGKDPDLEEKRRNEQEKIRRKKKKHNQKKTGENSAKTATVDS; encoded by the exons ATGGCCACCTTTGAGTCTCTTGGCCTGTCTGAGTGGTTGGTTCAGCAGTGTAAGCAGATGTCAATCACCCGACCGACCCCGGTTCAGGAGAAATGCATTCCTGCCATATTGGAAG GTCGGGATTGCATGGGCTGTGCAAAAACTGGAAGTGGGAAAACAGCAGCATTTGTTCTCCCAGTGCTGCAGAAGTTGTCCGAGGACCCTTATGGTGTCTTCTGTTTGGTGTTAACACCCACAAG AGAGCTTGCTTACCAGATCGCAGAACAGTTCAGAGCGTTAGGGAAGCCACTGGGCCTAAAAGACTGTATTATTGTGGGAGGAATGG ACATGGTCGCTCAGGGCTTGGAGTTGTCGAGAAAGCCACATGTTGTTGTGGCCACGCCGGGACGACTTGCCGATCACATCCGAAGCTCGGACACAGTTAGCCTGAACAAAATCCAGTTTCTG ATCATGGATGAAGCAGACCGTCTGTTAGAGCAGGGCTGCACGGACTTCACTAAAGATCTAGAGGTCATTCTCGGCGCTGTGCCTGCGAAACGCCAGACGCTGCTGTTTAGCGCCACGCTCACGGACACGCTGCAGCAGCTGCAGAGCATCGCCTTGAACAGACCCTTCTTCTGGGAGCACAAATCAGA aGTGCGGACGGTTGAAGAACTGGATCAGAGATTCATCCTCACTCCTGAGAAAGTCAAAGATGCTTACCTGGTCCATCTCATCCAAAAGTTCCAGGATGAACATGATGATTGGTCTGTCATAATATTCACGAACACGTGCAA GAACTGTCAGATACTAACAATGATGCTGCGTGAATTCAATTTCCCAACCATCTCGCTGCACTCAATGATGAAGCAG AGACAGCGTTTTGCCAACCTCGCTAGGTTCAAGTCGAACGTCTTTAAGATTCTCATAGCCACAGACGTAGCTGCAAG GGGTTTGGATATTCCCACGGTGCAAGTCGTTATCAATCACAACACACCGGGTTTGCCAAAAATCTACATCCACAGAGTGGGACGAACCGCTCGAGCTG gCCGAAATGGTGTAGCAATCACTCTAATCACACAGTATGACATCCATCTCATCAATGCCATTGAGGAACAGATTC AGGCTAAATTAAAAGAGTTCGCTGTTGAAGAGAAAGAGGTGTTGAAGATCCTCACGCAAGTCAATGTGACAAGACGACAGTGTGAAATT AAACTGGAATCCACTGATTTTGAtgagaaaaagaagataaaCAAAAGGAAGCAAATGATTATGGATGGAAAA GATCCAGATTTggaagaaaaaaggagaaacgAACAAGAAAAGATcagaaggaaaaagaagaaacacaaTCAAAAAAAGACGGGAGAAAACAGTGCAAAAACAGCAACAGTGGATTCTTGA